A region of the Candidatus Kryptonium sp. genome:
CTTCTCATCTATGCTTTTTTCAAAGTTTTCGGCGAAAATTTTTTGGATATTTTCCGATGAAATTATTTCCGAAAGCTTTTTATAGATTTCCTTGGGCTTTGCTTCTATGAGATTTCCGCCAACCCTTTCAAATTCAAATTTAAATCTTTCCACGCTCTCACTTGAAGCAGGGGTTTGATCTGTTTCAATTTCGGGCAACGGTGTTTTGTTAATTTGATAAGTTTTTAAAGTTTGTATTATTTGCTTTCTTGCCTCCTCCATATTTCTCTAAATGATTTTGGTGCTATTTCAGGGAAAGTTCTCCATTTAGACCAATTTTTTAACTCTGGTTTTATTCCAATTTTGCGAATGTATCTTAAAATCTTCGCTCCAAATTCATAAAGTTTATGATTTTTCATCCCAATGAGCCAAAGTTTGAAGATTAATTTCTCAATCCAAGGTGAGAAATCTTGTTCAACTGCTTTGTGTCTAAGCCAAAGCAGAAGGTGATGAATTTCTATCTTAACTGGACAAATTTCGTGACATTTTCCACATAAAGATGAAGCGAAAGGCAAAATTAAAGCTTCATCAAACGCAAATTGAACAGGAGTTAACACAGAACCGATTGGACCTGGATATATTGAGCCATAGGCATGACCTCCAACTCTTTGATAAATCGGACAAGCAAGCATGCAGGCGCCACATTTTATGCAGTAAAGTGCTTGTTTTAATTTTTCCGACCTCAACAAATTAGTTCTGCCATTGTCAACCAAAATGACATAAATTTCTTCAGGGGAATCAGGTTTCTTGTTTCTCGGTGCATTTATAATTGAAACATAACTTGTGAACCTTTGGGCGGTTGCACTTCTGCCAAGGATTTTGAAAAAGATCGTCAAATCAACAAGCCGTGGGATCACCTTTTCAATTCCAGCGATGACAATGTGAACCTTTGGAAGCGTCGTGCTTAAGCCAGCGTTTCCCTCGTTTTCTACTATGACAATTGAGCCGGTTTCAGCAACGAGGAAATTTGCGCCAGATATACCAAGGTCAGCATTTAAAAATTTTTCTCTTAAAAATCTTCTTGCTATTTTCGTTAGGTTTTCAGGTTCATTTGTAAAATCAACACCGAGTTTCTCCGCAAACAATTTCCCAATTTCATCTCTTGATTTATGCATTGCTGGAGCTGTAATATGAGAGGGCATTTCATTCGCAAGTTGAACTATGAATTCGCCAAGATCGGTTTCAACGGTTTCAATTCCTTTTTCCTCAAGAAATTCCCTTAATCCAATTTCTTCAGTCACCATTGATTTGGATTTAACACATAACTTTGCGTTGATCCTTCTTGCTATATCAATTACATAACTTCTTGCCTCAGCTGCATCTTTAGCCCATAGAATTTTTATTCCATTTTCAGTTGCTTTTTTCTCAAAGTTTTCAAGATAATATGCA
Encoded here:
- a CDS encoding LutB/LldF family L-lactate oxidation iron-sulfur protein gives rise to the protein MRNHDLTKFKENVLWALTNQTLRKNLNRAITHTLSKRIEVVSELTNWEELREKAHNIRKHTIENLAYYLENFEKKATENGIKILWAKDAAEARSYVIDIARRINAKLCVKSKSMVTEEIGLREFLEEKGIETVETDLGEFIVQLANEMPSHITAPAMHKSRDEIGKLFAEKLGVDFTNEPENLTKIARRFLREKFLNADLGISGANFLVAETGSIVIVENEGNAGLSTTLPKVHIVIAGIEKVIPRLVDLTIFFKILGRSATAQRFTSYVSIINAPRNKKPDSPEEIYVILVDNGRTNLLRSEKLKQALYCIKCGACMLACPIYQRVGGHAYGSIYPGPIGSVLTPVQFAFDEALILPFASSLCGKCHEICPVKIEIHHLLLWLRHKAVEQDFSPWIEKLIFKLWLIGMKNHKLYEFGAKILRYIRKIGIKPELKNWSKWRTFPEIAPKSFREIWRRQESK